A region of the Litchfieldia alkalitelluris genome:
TAATATTATTGTTTATGTTAACGGTGAGGAAGCATTTAACGGACAAGATTTCCCGAATTTATTTACAACAACTGATGGTGTATTTGCTTTAGGTGTTAACTACTGGGATACTCCATATAAAGGATTAATGGATGATTTACGCATCTATAATAACTCAGTTCTTTCTAATGAAGAGGTAAATGCATACTACACAAGTGTAGTTGGCGATGGTGAAGATCCAGGCACAGGAGATCCAGGAACTGAGGATCCAGGCACAGGAGATCCAGGAACTGAGGATCCAGGCACAGGAGATCCAGGAACTGAAGATCCAGGCACAGGAGATCCAGGAACTGAGGATCCAGGCACAGAAGATCCAGGAACTGAGGATCCAGGCACAGGTGATCCAGGAACTGAAGATCCGGGCACAGAAGATCCAGGAACTGAGGATCCAGGCACGGAAGACCCAAGTACTGAGGATCCGGGTACAGAAGATCCTAAAGATGGTAATGAATTGCCTAATACAGCAACCAATCAATATAATTTATTAGCATTAGGAGTATTATTATTAATCATAGGATCTGGTGTGATCTTTATTCTAAGAAAGAGAATAAAACTATTAAATTAAGGCTCTTTTCTGAACTGGTGTGCTAAACTCCTAGTTTAAGCACTTTAGAAGTTAACTAAGTGTATGAAAAACCGAATTAATAAAAGAATTTGGAACCTTCTTTTGCTTCTCTGCAAAGGGAGGTTCTTTTTCTAGTGAAGAGAATAAGCCTCCCGCAACACCATTTCAAAGGGATACTGTTGTGTATGGCATAAGAGAAAAGATGTTTATTTTCAGGAGATAAAAAAGAAATTAGCTATAATTTTACGCAAATCTCTCAAAAACCGCATCCTACATATAAACAGATTGAGCAGGGAAAACTATTTTAAAAGGAGGTGTAAACATGAAAAAGTTACTATTACTATTTTTGTTAGCATTTTCTATGTTCTCTTTTGTAGGATGTGCTAATGATGAGGCTCCAGAGGAAGACGAACAGATTGAAGAAGTAGAAGAAGAGGATGAAGTTGGTGATGGTGAGGTCGATGATGAATAGTGATACATATTCATAAATAAACAAATGAAAGTTATAGTTGCTTCAGAGAACGCACGAAGAGAGGAGAAATCTTTCCTTTTTTCTTTGAAAATGGTTAAAACAATACTCACAATGAAACATATGAAAAAGGGCTTAACTCGAGGTGAGTTAAGCCTAGGAAATGATTGTGTCTTTATTATTTATATTCAATCGTTTGAATCGTACCATCTTCATTATATTTAAGTTCACTGTATTTCACGCTACGCTTATGATTAACACCACCAGATAGTGAGCAGTCATGATAGAATAAATACCATTTATCGTTAAATTCAACAATTGAATGGTGAGTCGTCCAACCTAGTACTGGAGTGAGAATTTTACCTTTGTAAATGTATGGACCTTCTGGCTTTTCACTAATCGCGTAGACAATCGAATGAGTTGTCCCAGTTGAATATGATAGATAATAATTGCCATTATACTTATGGACCCATGCACCTTCAAAAAATCTTCTTTCCTCATCACCAGCAAGAATTGGATTTCCATCTTCATCAACAATAGAAATTTCTTGTGGTTTTTCTTTAAACGTTAACATATCTTCACTTAATTCAGCGATTATTGGTCCTAATGCAGGCTCATTTTCAGCTGGCCCTTCAGCATCTGGAACGAACGTACCAGTTTGCCATTTCTCCAATTGACCACCCCAAAGACCGCCATAGTACATATATGCCTTTTGATCTTCATCAACTAAAACTGCTGGATCAATACTAAAGCTGCCAGGAATATAGCTATCTTGTGGTGTGAATGGACCTTCAGGTTTTGTGCTAGTAGCTACACCAATTCGAAAAATATTATCTTTGTCTCTTGCTGGAAAAAATAAGTAATAGGTATTGTTTTTATAAGCAGCATCAGGTGCCCACAGTTGTTGCTTTGCCCATGGGATATCGCGTAGATGAAGTACTTCGCCATGGTCGATACAAGGTGAGTTGAAATTATCCATCGAAAGGACATGATAATCTTCCATTGCATATTGGTCACCATTATCATTCGAAGGGCCGTTATGATCCAAATCATGTGATGGGTAAATATATAGTTTTCCTTCAAATACATGTGCAGAAGGATCTGCTGTATAAATATGGTTTACTATAGGTTTATTAGGTTTTGTGATGTTTTCCATTTTGTATTCTCCTAATCTATGAGGATTTTGAAAACGTTTTATATTGATTATATCAATGGTTTGGTGTCAAAAAAATATAAAAACTAAAGATTAAGTTTAAGTTTTTAAAGGAATTAACAAATTCTGAAGTTTGCTGTAACTTTTTCATGTTTAAAGATTTCATCCTTTTATATCGAACGGATTGTTTCGTTAGTCAATTTTGGCTTTCTAATTAAGTAAGGGAGCATCACTCATAATTCAATTATGGTGTGAAATTTCCAATTGGTTTTAACTTTGATCAACAGAAAAATTTTTAAGCAAATATTGAAGTGGGATTCAAATGATCTAGAATTTGGTCTTATTTTTAATTATTTATTCTCCTTAAGTATGTTAAACAGTTAGCACATACTCTAAATGATTATCATATTTTAAAAAGAAGAAATGATACTTACCTTAATAGGGATGTTTAACAATCTCTACATGTTTAAGGGTTTTTTTAATCAATTTTTTAGAGGGTGATGGAAAATGGTAAGAGTAAAATATACAGACAAAGACGTTGATATAATGGCAAGGATGATGAGGGCAGAGGCTGAAGGTGAAGGACAACAGGGAATGCTAATGGTTGGAAATGTAATTGTAAACCGACTTAAAGCAGATTGTTTAGACTTTAAAGACTTAAAATCAATTAACGATGTTATATATCAAGTACAAGGAGGAAATTATTCTTTCGAAGCAGTTCAAAAGGGTAATGTTTTTTATAACAGAGCAAGAGGTGTAGAAAAAAAATTAGCTAAACGCACCTTAGACTATTGGAGGGAACATCCGTCTAAATACGCACTTTGGTATTTTAACCCGTATGCAGAATGCCCACCTACATGGTATGGTCAGCCTATCTCAGGACAATATAAACAACACTGTTATTACGAACCAGTAGCCAATACATGCGAAGGTGCGTATAGATATTAAAAAAACCCTACACTTTATTATTGTACTCTATCGGTTGAGCGGGAGAAACGTTAATCCGCAGGTAAATTAACATTGGTTTTAGCAAGCGGATTAGCAATATAAATAAACAATCCAAAAAAGGATCAGATAATTACAATCTGATCCTTTTGCTCTGAAATCACAGTCTTCTTAAACCTAACGCCTGTTACTTTAAGTATACATCTTCACAAAGTGGGCGAAGAAAGATGTCGTTTACTACACAATATATGTTTACTGTGTAGCAATCAACGTTAACTTTTTTCGAAAGAATACCGACTGCTTAAAATTACTTGTGATAGGGTTCACCGAACGCATCTAAATGAGTTCTAACAAAATAAGTACCCCGCCTTCATCCCACTTCTTTAAATCAAAAGTCATGTCCTACTTAGCAATATGAAATAAGCGGAAATTTTTCCGCTAATTGCAGATTAGAGCTGGTTTTGAGGAGAATAGGGGGAGTTTTTCCACTTATATAAAGAAAAATTACCTAATTTCATATATTTTAGTCAAATAAGAGAAATTTTTCCCTCTATTTAAGTTCTATTTTCAATGCTATTTATGAATTAAGGGAATTTTTCCCTCTATTTTTACTTACTACGCGCTGAGTAAGAGTCTACTACATATAATAGAAATGTAGATTCCTTTGTTTACTTGTTATGTTTGGTTGTAAACTTTTCAAGTATTCTAAAAGGTAATACTTCAAAAACTTTATCTTCTACTTAATGATTTGCTCTTTTGATAAGTCCGCAACAAATTCAACTTCATCATAGTTAAAGAAGCTACTCAAAACCTCATCTCGGTCATCAAGGAAAAGTTGATCAGCAACGGCTGAAACTAGTTTTGGTATACTAAATTTCATACCAGAAAGCGCAGAAGCTGAGATCCCACAGCTAATCAATGCAGAATAATTAAAAGCAAAAAGACCATGTAAACTCTTTTTTCCTTCATGATCTCGACTTATAAATGAGAAGCCCGGACTAAGATATGGATGTGCATCAAGAACAGGATTAGCGAGTTCTTCAGGTGCTTGATAATGATCCTCCCAGCGAGCAATATGTTGTTCTACAAGCTTTAATTCTGGTCGTAGGGCAGGATCAGTTAGAAGACCGGTACTAATAATTAAAAAATCAAATATAAACGTCCCTTGAGGGGTTGTGACCATTGCGCCTTCATCTGTGGCTTCTACATCAAGCCATGGTGCCCCAAGGTGCAAGTTAAAACCAGGCCAAGAGCTCGCACGCTCAAAAGTATCGTTTGTTGGAGGTTGATTATGCTTAAAGAAATGAGCCATAGCAGCGTATTTATCAGCATCAGATAATGAGTGATAACGTTCAATCATGCCTGAAACTTCCATCTGTCGGATCGGATTAATTCTCGGCATTTCCTTCCGGCGAATAAACACATGGGCCTCAGCTACTCCCTCAGAAAGTGCGAAGTTGGCGTTGTCAAAGGCTGAAGCGCCTCCACCTAAAATGGCAACCTTCTTTCCTTTTAACTGCTCAAAATCTATTGCTTTAGATGTGTGTGCATAAAGTTGTCGTGGTAGTTTTTCAGATATGAAAGAAGGGACATGCCATTCTCCTCCTCCTTGGATTCCGGTGGCAAGAATGACTTTTCTAGCTAGTAACTTCTTTGATGGTGCACCTGGCCCATCAATATGGAGGCAGTGAACTCCTTCTGCCAAAGGTTCAACAAGCTTCAATTTGACCTCATTCATTACAGGAAGGTTAAGAACCTTACGATACCAACGCAAATAATTCATCCAATCCCCTCGAGGAATCTTATTAATATTTTCCCAACTCTTTGCTCCAAATTGTGCTTCCCACCATGATCTGAAGGTAAGAGAGGGAATACCTAAGTCAATAGAGGTCAAATGTTTAGGCGTTCGTAATGTTACCATTCGTGCATAAGTTTCCCAAGGTCCTTCTAAGCCTTCGCTATTTTCATCGATAACGAGAATATTTGATATCCGTTCACGTAAAAGGCCAAAAGCAGTTCCAAGGCCACTTTGACCGCCGCCAATAATAATAACATCATAGACATGACCCTCAGGGTGACTAAGCGGACGAACCCAGTCTGCACCTCCAAAGGCAAGATAAGAAAGATCCGTTTGTACTCGTGCATTTAAAGCCTCTATACTCATGCTTTTCATTCCTCTCACGTTGGAATTTTAGTTTTGTAGAGTGATTAAAAAAGTTATAAAATAGAACTGGTAGGGATATTTGAATTTTTTAAATTTTTTACACAATAATTATCTATGGGCATAATATTACCATTTTTTTAAACGTTGTTGCATGTTCAAATTGTCTAAATTAATGCAAGATAATTGTTCAAATTAACTATAAGTGATCACAAATTGCCAACTTACTTTTGTTATGAACATGTAAATAAAAGCCTATAATGGAATTAGAAGTCAACGAAGTTTATAAAGACAGCTAAATATAGAGGTATAAACGAGCTTTTATCAATTTAAGAGAGGAATATAAAATGGATATACAAAATGCGCAATATTATATAGAAAAATTAGGACTAACACCCCACCCAGAGGGCGGTTTTTTCAAAAGTACATATGAATCAACTCATTTGATAACAAACCTTGCAGGGGTAAAAGAAGGAAAAGAACGGAAGCTTTATACAAGTATATATTTTCTTCTTAGATCTGAAGATATCTCACATCTACACCGGCTAAAGTCAGATGAGCTTTGGTATTATCATGGAGGAAGCTCTTTAACAGTTCATGTGATAGATGAAAATGGAGAGTATCAAGAACTTAAATTAGGATTAAATCTAGATAAAGGTGAGATTCCACAGGTTTTAGTGCCCAAAAATACGATCTTTGGATCGTCAGTTATGGAAAAAGATACATTCTCATTGGTAGGTTGTATGGTGGCCCCTGGTTTTGATTTCGAGGATTTTGAATTATTTAGTCAGAAAGAGTTAATGGTTGAGTATCCAGAGCATGAAAAAGTGATAAGAAAAATGGCGATTTCTGTAGAATAAGAGAGTAATTAAAATCTTGTGTATTTTTACAAACTACTATAACATAGGTGTTGGATAGAGGGAAAAAAAGCCTTAAATCTATAGTGTTAGAATAGTGATTGATGGATATAAATTTAATATGGTTATGATGCTCTAGAAAGATGCTGGAATTTTAAGCCAAAGTAAGAGGTAGTAATTTGACTACCCTTATTTTGGCTTTTTTGATTTTAATGGTTTATATAATTATTTGTTTTGGAAGAGGTAGATTTAATGGATATTTTTAAGGACTTGGTGCTTAATCTCTTTTTTATCTTTATTTGTTATTCTATCTTTTTATATTTAGAAGAAAAAAATCGACGAATAAAAGAAGGTAATAACAAGCTTAATTTGATCGTATTTACGTCGATTGCTGTGATTTTATGTATAACATTTCCGATACATATCAATGAAGAAGTCATTTTTGACTTAAGGTTAATCCCGATTGTCATTGCTAGTTTGTATGGTGGTATGCCAGCTATTCTCACTCTTTTGTTTGTTAACATTGGTTATCGATTTTTACTCGGGGGAGATGGAGTTTATGCTACGATCATCATTGCAACGTTTACGAGTTTGCTAACGGCTCTGATTTACCCTCTTTTTCTTAATCTGGCTCACCGGAATAGAATTATGTTAAGTGGAATGGTAGGTCTCGTAGCCTCTGGTACAGGAATCATTACTGTAGAATGGCTATTTAAGCTAGACTTAAGCCAGCTCTTAATCATAGGATTAATTCTCCTGCATACTTGTGGGCTTCTCTTTTTTGTCATGATCTTTGAATGGATTACAAAATACAGAGATTTTCATGAACGTTTAATCCGGTCTGAAAAGATGGAAGTTGTAAGCTATTTAGCATCTAGCTTTTCACATGAAGTGAGAAACCCAATGACGACTGTAAGAGGATTTCTTCAGTTAATAAAGCATTCGGATATAGATAAACAAAAATTGGATAGCTATATAAATATAGCAATTAGTGAGATTGATCGGGCTGAATCAATTATTACTGAATATCTTTTATTCACTAAGCCTAATTCGAATGAGTTACATATGATAAAGGGTGAAACCGTTCTACTTAATTCAATTGAAGTGATTAGGCCGCTAGCAAGTGCAAACTGTGTAGATATCAGGTACAACTCCTTTCCATTTTTAATAAAAGGAAATAAACAAAGGCTACAACAGGCATTAATTAATGTCTTTAAAAATGCGATTGAGGCAATGAGCAACGGAGGAACTTTATTTATTGATGTAAGATCTACGTCGAGAACTGTAGAAATAGTGATTAGAGATACAGGTGAGGGAATGACTAAGGAGCAAATTCGTAGATTAGGTGAACCTTATTTTTCAACGAAAGGAGATAAGGGGACTGGGCTAGGAATGATGGTTGTTTATAATATTGTAGAATCAATAGGTGGATCTATCAAAGTAAATAGTCATTTGGGGAAAGGCACGGAGTTTATTATCAGCTTCCCCCAAAGCCATTTAAGAGAAGTAGGAACGAAGCCATCAACGAGTAGTTTGAATCTATAAACAGAACTTCACATTTTTCTCCTATCTATATTGCAGTAAAATTAAAACGGTGATAAACTAAGTAAGACTAATGTCTTACTGTCATTGGTAAAATTTATTTTTTTATATCAAAAGTACTAAGAACTCATTTCGTATTATTCGATCGAACTTATTATATTAATATATAAAATGGTAAATGGAAGAAACTATTTTAATAGCTCGTCTATCCATGGCCTAACTTCTACCCTAGGGAAGTTAGGCCTTTTTGTTTTTCTGTAAAACGATTTCATAAATGAAATCGTGTGCAATAAGTCAACATTAAAAGGAGTCCATTCATCTGTTTGCTCATATACTGTGCATCATGTAGTAAGAAATAGGGAATTAGATACTAAGATTTCTTTGAGTAGATTGCTCATGTTTTTTCCTAGTTAGAAGTACAGGCTAATTCCATGGAGAATAAAACTACTATCATCTCATGAAAATAGCATACATAATTTTACATAAAAGACAACAAGAGTTAAAAAAGGAGGATCACCAAATGAAAAATGTTTATAGCCCTTACCAAGAGGACCTCCTACAATTAAGTAGTACTTTTAGCAAAATGCTAAAACAAAAATTTGGGAAAGGTCCAGAAACCTGTTTTATTACTTTTCATTCTAATAGGTTAGCCATACATGTGAAAAACTATATGACCCCTGCTGAAGAGGCTCTGATAGAAGACAATAAAGAGCTATTAGCATATAACTTTCGGTATGCTGTCATGGAAACGGTTTTGGGTGATTTTAAGGTTGAGGCATATAATAGGCTAGGAATCACATTTGATACATATTATAATGACTGGAATTATGAACATAATTCAGGCATCTTACTACTAGAGCCTAAAAATTCAATGAATTGGATAGAGACAAAAGCAGACCATCTTCTGAAAGAAAGATTAATAGATCAAATCTCTAAGATTAGTTCGTTTATCCATAAGGTCCCTGAAAAAGTGGAGTTAATAAAGATAAATCATAATATGTTTGCAGTGCAATGTAAGGGAGCAATTACTAAAATAGAAAGTGTATTATACAGAAAAGGACAAGTAGACTTACTGCAAGAGCATGCAAGAGATGTAAAGAATAATTATCTTAATCATAGGGAAGATTTTCAATCTGTTTTTGGAAGACCAATAGAAGGATTTTATATGACATGGGACTACCCAAATAATCATTGCTATCTCTTTTTTCATTTAAAGTAAGAGTTATTTTCAAAAAGTACGGTTTTTGTTAATCGAAATGAGAAAGTCGAAATATATAAGGGTCTCGGAAGAAAAGATGGCCACTTTGCTTGTTACAAAATAGCCAAAGTAAACATTTACAACAATGATAATTTAAAATATTATTATTATAAGATGTAGAGAAAAATAGCTCTATATTTATAAAACGATTTCATTTTACATTATTATCTACATAACCATATTCTTGGTAGAAATGCTTAGAAAATATCGCTAAACATAAGCCAAAATAGCAAAAGGGAAGTATCCTTCTTGCTATTTTGGCTTTTTCTTTTTTAGTAAGCTCTTTTGAACTAACTTTATAGTTGAAAAGGCACCAAATGTGGGTTGGATTTGCGAAAGAAAAGATGCCACATCACTTGTTTTATAGCAGTTTTCTTGAAATCTTATAAACGAAATTAGCTTTTAGTAATGTGCATGGAGGAAGAGCAGCATGGATTGTCAAATGAAAGAAAATAATAATACATATGAATATATTAGATCGGTTAAGATCTTGAATAACTTATCTTCAGATACCTTCGAAGAGATAAGAAAGATATGTAATGAGATTGAGGAATTACTACGGGAGATTGAAATTAAGGAATTAGTCATGGAGAGGTTCGTTCAAACTTTAAAAGATTTGCAAGTCCTGAAAGAAGTTACGGTGAAACATAAAAGGATTGAACCAATTAACGAACAACAAGTCATTGAGTTGATTGCCGCAATGGTAAATTTAATTTGTAATATGCTAAATGAACTAAATAGAGCAAATAAACTGATTTTCTCAATGAATATATCAAGGAAAACTAAAGCAACCACTTGTTTTCATTTAAAATTTCTAAGGAATATTCTAAAAGAAATAATTATATAGAGAAATCATTAACATAACTAGATTGAAAAACCCCCAAAAAGTACATAATAGTACCAGTAATAAAATAGGGGGAGCTTTGATCTTGGATAATTCTTCAATAGATATACAAAAAGAGGTAAGTGGCTATACAGGTAAAATGTTTCGAGATATTTTTGGAAGAGGACCGCAATCGGTATATACATCGTTTGGATATACATTTATCACTATTTATTTAAGAAACTTTTTAACACCTTCTGAAAAGGTATTATTAGAGCAGGATCAAGTGATGACTATTCAACAAATGCGAGATAAACTAATGGAAACTATAATTCCAGAATTAAAAACTTACATCGAAATTATTACA
Encoded here:
- a CDS encoding Na-translocating system protein MpsC family protein, with translation MKNVYSPYQEDLLQLSSTFSKMLKQKFGKGPETCFITFHSNRLAIHVKNYMTPAEEALIEDNKELLAYNFRYAVMETVLGDFKVEAYNRLGITFDTYYNDWNYEHNSGILLLEPKNSMNWIETKADHLLKERLIDQISKISSFIHKVPEKVELIKINHNMFAVQCKGAITKIESVLYRKGQVDLLQEHARDVKNNYLNHREDFQSVFGRPIEGFYMTWDYPNNHCYLFFHLK
- a CDS encoding cupin domain-containing protein, whose product is MDIQNAQYYIEKLGLTPHPEGGFFKSTYESTHLITNLAGVKEGKERKLYTSIYFLLRSEDISHLHRLKSDELWYYHGGSSLTVHVIDENGEYQELKLGLNLDKGEIPQVLVPKNTIFGSSVMEKDTFSLVGCMVAPGFDFEDFELFSQKELMVEYPEHEKVIRKMAISVE
- a CDS encoding glycoside hydrolase family 43 protein — its product is MENITKPNKPIVNHIYTADPSAHVFEGKLYIYPSHDLDHNGPSNDNGDQYAMEDYHVLSMDNFNSPCIDHGEVLHLRDIPWAKQQLWAPDAAYKNNTYYLFFPARDKDNIFRIGVATSTKPEGPFTPQDSYIPGSFSIDPAVLVDEDQKAYMYYGGLWGGQLEKWQTGTFVPDAEGPAENEPALGPIIAELSEDMLTFKEKPQEISIVDEDGNPILAGDEERRFFEGAWVHKYNGNYYLSYSTGTTHSIVYAISEKPEGPYIYKGKILTPVLGWTTHHSIVEFNDKWYLFYHDCSLSGGVNHKRSVKYSELKYNEDGTIQTIEYK
- a CDS encoding ATP-binding protein; this encodes MDIFKDLVLNLFFIFICYSIFLYLEEKNRRIKEGNNKLNLIVFTSIAVILCITFPIHINEEVIFDLRLIPIVIASLYGGMPAILTLLFVNIGYRFLLGGDGVYATIIIATFTSLLTALIYPLFLNLAHRNRIMLSGMVGLVASGTGIITVEWLFKLDLSQLLIIGLILLHTCGLLFFVMIFEWITKYRDFHERLIRSEKMEVVSYLASSFSHEVRNPMTTVRGFLQLIKHSDIDKQKLDSYINIAISEIDRAESIITEYLLFTKPNSNELHMIKGETVLLNSIEVIRPLASANCVDIRYNSFPFLIKGNKQRLQQALINVFKNAIEAMSNGGTLFIDVRSTSRTVEIVIRDTGEGMTKEQIRRLGEPYFSTKGDKGTGLGMMVVYNIVESIGGSIKVNSHLGKGTEFIISFPQSHLREVGTKPSTSSLNL
- a CDS encoding flavin-containing monooxygenase; translated protein: MSIEALNARVQTDLSYLAFGGADWVRPLSHPEGHVYDVIIIGGGQSGLGTAFGLLRERISNILVIDENSEGLEGPWETYARMVTLRTPKHLTSIDLGIPSLTFRSWWEAQFGAKSWENINKIPRGDWMNYLRWYRKVLNLPVMNEVKLKLVEPLAEGVHCLHIDGPGAPSKKLLARKVILATGIQGGGEWHVPSFISEKLPRQLYAHTSKAIDFEQLKGKKVAILGGGASAFDNANFALSEGVAEAHVFIRRKEMPRINPIRQMEVSGMIERYHSLSDADKYAAMAHFFKHNQPPTNDTFERASSWPGFNLHLGAPWLDVEATDEGAMVTTPQGTFIFDFLIISTGLLTDPALRPELKLVEQHIARWEDHYQAPEELANPVLDAHPYLSPGFSFISRDHEGKKSLHGLFAFNYSALISCGISASALSGMKFSIPKLVSAVADQLFLDDRDEVLSSFFNYDEVEFVADLSKEQIIK
- a CDS encoding cell wall hydrolase — its product is MVRVKYTDKDVDIMARMMRAEAEGEGQQGMLMVGNVIVNRLKADCLDFKDLKSINDVIYQVQGGNYSFEAVQKGNVFYNRARGVEKKLAKRTLDYWREHPSKYALWYFNPYAECPPTWYGQPISGQYKQHCYYEPVANTCEGAYRY